The genomic window TAGCCCGTTGAGAATAAGGACTCATGCGATGGGCTTCTAAGGCTAAAACTTCTTCAGTTTTCAAGACTTTGCTCAGTTCTTGAAAAGCCGGGTTAAACCGTTCAATATGACCTACCTGGAGAATACCATGAGAACTAGCAGCCGCATTGACTAAAGATTCTGCTTCTGCGATACTAGCAGCGATGGGTTTTTCAATAAGGGTGTGAACCCCTGCCCGTAAACAGTCCATCCCCACCGAGTGATGCAAGCGAGTAGGAACGGCAATACACACTGCATCGACATGGGGCAGAAGATCCTGATAATTCTCAAAGAAACGCACTCGATATTTACTCGCAATATCGATTCCCCGTTCAACATTAACATCAGAAACGCCGACTAATTCCACATCTTTAAGTAAGCTGAGAATTCGGCTGTGATGTTGTCCCATGTTACCCACTCCGATAACACCAATACGAATGGGATCGAAAATGCTTCTTTGGGATGTTAAGGGTTTTTGTGTATCTGACATTTTCTGGGTCGCTCCTGTAAACTCCTCCACCAACTTTGATTGTCTCGCCTTTGCATCAGTTAGTTAATGAGTCAATCACCCAAGATGGTAACACAGTTTGCCAGAATGTAAAGAAATTGTAGGTATTTATCATCAGTTATGAGTTATCAGTGACAAAGATGCCAACATTGTTGAGCGATCGCCCAATCTTCTTCGGTATGAATCACTAAAATTCTCACAGATGAGTTTTCTGTGGCAATATCTTCATCCATAGGAGAGGATTCATTTTTTGTTTGATCTAATTTCAACCCTAAAAATTCAAAGGCTTCACAGGCTTTTTCTCGCACTAATACAGCATTTTCTCCTACCCCGGCGGTGAAGATTAAAACGTCTAATCCGCCTAAAACAGCTAACATCGAACCCATCTGCGATCGCAAACGATGAATATACATATCAAAGGCTAATTGGGCGCGAAAATTATGCTCTTTGATTCCCTGTAAAATAGCTCTAATATCGGCAGAAATTCCTGATACTCCTTTTAATCCAGATTCTTTATTTAATAGGGTATTTAAGTCATCAGGAGTCAAGGAATATTCTCGCATTAAATAAATTAAAATCGCCGGATCAATCGAACCGCTACGGGTTCCCATCATCAACCCTTCTAGGGGAGTAAATCCCATCGTTGTATCGATACTTTTACCGTTTTTGATAGCAGTTAAAGAGCAACCATTACCCAGATGACAGTTAATTAATTTTAAGGAAGATAAGGGCTGATCCAAAATTTCGGCCGCACGATGGGCGCAATATTCGTGACTAATGCCATGAAATCCATAGCGACGAATTCCTTTTTCTAACCATTCAAAGGGCAAGGGATAAGCAGCATTTTCTAAGGGAATGGTCTGATGAAATGCCGTATCAAATAGAGCAACTTGAGGTACATCTCCTAGGACGGTTTCGATAGCTTCTATTCCTTCAATATGACCAGGATTATGATTAGGGGCTAAAGGGATTAACTCAGTAATTTTCGCTTTCACTTCGGGGGTTATTTTTGTCGCTTCAGAATAGTTTTTTCCCCCATGAACCACTCGATGACCAACTACATTAATCTCACTTAAGTTATCAATTACTTTCGTTTGACCTTGGGTTAATGTCTCAAGCATCTTAGGAATTGCTTGTGCTTTATTTTCCTGATTTAAGGTTATGGTTTGTTTAATTTCGTTGGCTTTTACTGTTAAAATCCCTTCATTTTTTGAAACTGTCCAATCAATATTTCCCGTCCAAATGGGATCAGGGGAATGCTTAGGCAGACTGTTTCCTTCTATACTATATAAACAACTTTTTTGACTGCTCGATCCTGCATTGAGTACCAAAATTTTCATGATCTTTTCTGAATAAAATCATGTTTTTATCATAGCTCTAAAATTAACTATTGAAGACGCGCCCTGGAGGACTTGAACCCCCGACATCAGGTTTTGGAGACCTGCGTTCTACCAACTGAACTAAGAGCGCACGGTATGAGTCATAGTCAAGGACTATGCTCTAAGCCTTAACCATTATAGCGCAGTTTGATCCTTTTTTTGAGGTTATGTGCGCTATTTTTAAAGTCATTTTAAACAGGACGATCAAAACGCTGACGAATTCTGGTGGCTTTACCAACTCGGTTGCGTAAATAATATAGTTTGGCTCGCCGTACTTTACCTCGACGGACAACTTTAATATCAGCAACCCTAGGAGAATGGAGAAGAAACACCCTTTCTACTCCCACCCCTTGGAATACCCTTCGCACGGTAATGGTTTCGTTAATGCCTCCATTCCGCATGGCAATGACGGTTCCTTCATAGGGCTGAACCCGCTCTTTTCCTCCTTCTCGGATACGGACTCCTACCCGCACAGTGTCCCCAACATGGATAGTGGGTAAGTCCGTTTTGAGATATTCCGATTCTATATCTTTTATAATGGCTTGAACATTCATGGCTTTTGCAAAAACTCACAATTGACTATCTTATCTTACTGCGCAATAAAAATCAAGGTTTTAAAACTCAATACCGGCTTGGGCTTTAATCCCTTGTTCTTTGAAAGGATGTTTAATCATTTTCATTTCTGTGACGAGATCGGCAACTTCAATCACTTCAATCGGCGCACCCCTTCCTGTTAGTATAACATGGGTTTGTTGGGGTTTGTTTTGCAAGGCTTTAACCACAGTTTCGACCTTTAAATACCCCAACTTTAAAGCGACGTTTATTTCATCGAGTAACACTAATTTATACTCAGAATTATTGATAAAAGAAACAGCTTTTTCCCAAGCTTGTTGGGCTTTTAAAATATCCCTGTCTCGATCTTGAGTTTCCCAGGTAAACCCTTCTCCCATCGCTAAAAACTCTAGTTGGTTTTCCCATTGACTTAAAACGGCTTTTTCAGCTGGTTCCCAGGCCCCTTTAATAAATTGAACGATCGCTACTCGAAAACCATGACCTAGCGATCGCACGACCATTCCTAATGCTGCGGTGGTTTTCCCTTTACCGTTACCTGTGTTAACAATAATGAGGCCTTTTTCTTGGGATGCTTCTGCAAGACGTTTTTCTTGAATTTCTTTCCGTCGTTGCATTTTTTGTTGATATTGTTCTGGAGAAAGGTTAGTATCAGTCGTCATTTTAATCAGCCAGTCAGTCTTTATGAATAAAAATATAAATCTTGCTAAAAATAACAAATCAATATTCTTTAGTTCTCTATAGATTCAATTTTATCAGACTCCCAAAAACTTTGAATCGAGTAATCCAATTTTTGTAACATTTCTCGTAATAAAGGTAAACTTAAACCAATTACATTACTGTGACATCCTTCTATTTTTTCAATCAATACGCTTCCTTTTCCTTCTAAGGCAAAACTGCCGGCACATTTTAAGGGTTCTCCTGTGTTAACATAGGCTTCGATGGTGCGATCATCGATATCAGCAAAATACACTTTTGTTACACCACAAGATAGTAACGTTTTTCCTTTTTTTCCATCTAAAAGTGCATGACCTGTGTATAAGGTTCCGTGATTATTTCTCATAATTTGCCAACGAGCGATCGCCTGTTCTGGGGAGTTCGGTTTACCATAAATCTTGCCATCAATGGCCAATACAGAATCACACCCTAATACTAAACAATCTTGATAGTTTTGAGCAACAATTTCGGCTTTACATTGTGCTAAAATTTGAACCAATTTCATCGGGTTGGTTTCGCTAATTTGAGATTCATTAAAATCACTCGAACAAACAATCGGATTAATCCCTACCGTTTTAAGAAGTTTGAGACGAGCAGGAGAAGCAGAAGCGAGAACAAAAGGGGGAGATTGTTGCATTTTTTAATAGTTTTTTGTAGTTTTTAGATAAAAAAGATAAAAGATATTGTTAAACTTTTAATCATCTGTAAATAGTTGAGAGATACAATTATTTAACAACATCTCCATCTAAATTATATCGTATCTCATTCTTATGAGATACGATTTCACCTTTTACTATTGCCTATTCCCTAGTGGGTAGCATTATATAATTAATACACTGAAAAAGAATTTACTGAAGTTTCAAACAAGTCTTTAACTTTATCCCAACGTTTTTGCAGTGTAGACAAATTAAAGGTAAAAAGTTTACCACGACTGACTGCAATACTAGCAAGATTATGGCGTTGATCTTGATTGGGTAAGGTCACTTCGTATTCTAAATTATAATAAGTTTTTCCTTCTACTTCTCTAGATTCGGCATTAATTAAATCTACTTTTCGACCATTATTTTTATTATTATTCATTTGTTTTAATAAATAATATCCCACTTCTGTTGGGGTTCCTAATGCGGTTAAGGTTTTTTCTTCATCAACATCACTAACAATTACACTTAGGTTTTCAGTGGGTTCAATCAGATCCCGAAAAATGACATCAACTCCCTGAGACGACTGCTTAACATCTACTCCAACCCAACCGTTAGGATAAAGGAATTGATAGCCATCTGCCGAGTCGACATAACTTTGTAAACCACCTAACCCTATAGAGCAACTAAATAGAGTTAAACTTATGAGGGTAAGGACAATAACTCTTAAAGACTTAAACATAGATTTTTCCTAACTTTAGCGGTTCCATTGTCTCATTGGAGTGGGAATCTTGTCATCTTCGATCAACGAGGTTTCTGCCTCCT from Crocosphaera subtropica ATCC 51142 includes these protein-coding regions:
- a CDS encoding acetate kinase: MKILVLNAGSSSQKSCLYSIEGNSLPKHSPDPIWTGNIDWTVSKNEGILTVKANEIKQTITLNQENKAQAIPKMLETLTQGQTKVIDNLSEINVVGHRVVHGGKNYSEATKITPEVKAKITELIPLAPNHNPGHIEGIEAIETVLGDVPQVALFDTAFHQTIPLENAAYPLPFEWLEKGIRRYGFHGISHEYCAHRAAEILDQPLSSLKLINCHLGNGCSLTAIKNGKSIDTTMGFTPLEGLMMGTRSGSIDPAILIYLMREYSLTPDDLNTLLNKESGLKGVSGISADIRAILQGIKEHNFRAQLAFDMYIHRLRSQMGSMLAVLGGLDVLIFTAGVGENAVLVREKACEAFEFLGLKLDQTKNESSPMDEDIATENSSVRILVIHTEEDWAIAQQCWHLCH
- the rplS gene encoding 50S ribosomal protein L19, which gives rise to MNVQAIIKDIESEYLKTDLPTIHVGDTVRVGVRIREGGKERVQPYEGTVIAMRNGGINETITVRRVFQGVGVERVFLLHSPRVADIKVVRRGKVRRAKLYYLRNRVGKATRIRQRFDRPV
- the cobO gene encoding cob(I)yrinic acid a,c-diamide adenosyltransferase, producing the protein MTTDTNLSPEQYQQKMQRRKEIQEKRLAEASQEKGLIIVNTGNGKGKTTAALGMVVRSLGHGFRVAIVQFIKGAWEPAEKAVLSQWENQLEFLAMGEGFTWETQDRDRDILKAQQAWEKAVSFINNSEYKLVLLDEINVALKLGYLKVETVVKALQNKPQQTHVILTGRGAPIEVIEVADLVTEMKMIKHPFKEQGIKAQAGIEF
- a CDS encoding Maf family protein, whose translation is MQQSPPFVLASASPARLKLLKTVGINPIVCSSDFNESQISETNPMKLVQILAQCKAEIVAQNYQDCLVLGCDSVLAIDGKIYGKPNSPEQAIARWQIMRNNHGTLYTGHALLDGKKGKTLLSCGVTKVYFADIDDRTIEAYVNTGEPLKCAGSFALEGKGSVLIEKIEGCHSNVIGLSLPLLREMLQKLDYSIQSFWESDKIESIEN
- the psbP gene encoding photosystem II reaction center PsbP, translating into MFKSLRVIVLTLISLTLFSCSIGLGGLQSYVDSADGYQFLYPNGWVGVDVKQSSQGVDVIFRDLIEPTENLSVIVSDVDEEKTLTALGTPTEVGYYLLKQMNNNKNNGRKVDLINAESREVEGKTYYNLEYEVTLPNQDQRHNLASIAVSRGKLFTFNLSTLQKRWDKVKDLFETSVNSFSVY